The Cherax quadricarinatus isolate ZL_2023a chromosome 31, ASM3850222v1, whole genome shotgun sequence genome contains a region encoding:
- the Ercc1 gene encoding DNA excision repair protein ERCC-1 has protein sequence MSELEEEIGQQGNSDSNSTENRIKSGYIDIAKRQDENGAKSSFSKAFSNLKKSEFYEEPPSEVKTAGENAAKSSGAGTKPSAKNCVIVSLRQRGNPILKSIRNVPWEYGEIIPDYVMGATTCAMFLSLRYHNLNPNYIHDRLKQLGRQYKLRVLLVLVDVKDPHHELKQLTKICVMADMTLMLAWDQEEAGRIIEVYKMFEHKPPDLIMEKQESNPYSMLIDSLTSIKSINRTDAMTLLSTFGSLEKIVQATEDELSMCPGLGPQKASRLHKILHQTFKKPQHQKNKLEKQPSNNSAN, from the exons ATGTCTGAACTAGAGGAAGAAATTGGACAACAAGGAAACTCAGATTCAAATTCTACAGAAAACAGAATTAAATCTGGTTACATTGACATTGCCAAAAGACAGGATGAAAATGGTGCTAAATCATCTTTCTCCA AGGCATTCAGTAACTTGAAGAAATCAGAATTCTATGAGGAACCTCCATCAGAGGTGAAAACAGCAGGAGAAAATGCTGCAAAATCTTCAGGGGCTGGAACAAAGCCTTCTGCAAAGAACTGTGTCATTGTTAGTTTAAGGCAA AGGGGTAATCCAATACTTAAATCTATTCGTAATGTTCCTTGGGAGTATGGAGAGATAATTCCTGATTATGTTATGGGAGCCACCACTTGTGCCATGTTTTTGAGTCTACGTTACCACAATCTCAACCCAAACTACATTCACGACCGACTCAAACAGCTAGGCCGTCAGTACAAGCTGCGAGTTCTGCTAGTGCTT GTTGATGTTAAGGATCCACATCATGAGTTAAAGCAATTAACCAAGATCTGTGTGATGGCAGACATGACTCTGATGCTAGCATGGGACCAAGAAGAGGCAGGGCGCATTATAGAAGTATACAAGATGTTTGAGCACAAGCCACCTGACCTTATAATGGAGAAACAAGAATCCAATCCATACTCAATG CTTATTGATTCCCTAACATCTATCAAGTCTATCAATCGTACAGATGCCATGACACTCTTATCAACCTTTGGTTCCCTAGAAAAGATTGTGCAGGCAACTGAGGACGAGTTGTCCATGTGTCCAGGCCTAGGTCCTCAGAAAGCTTCTAGGCTTCACAAGATACTGCACCAAACCTTCAAAAAACCACAACACCAGAAAAATAAACTAGAAAAGCAGCCTTCCAATAACTCTGCAAACTAA